Within Butyrivibrio fibrisolvens, the genomic segment TCCATCATGGTATTACCATCGATATAGTCCATGACAGTATACACTTCTGTGTCCATCTGAATGAAATCATATACCTGAGGCAGATTTGAATGTTTGATATTTTTAAGGATATCGGCTTCTTTACGTTCATTGATCCTGCCGACATAGTTGTCCTTTATGCGCTTTATTACAACGTGTTTACGGAGATTTTTGTGCCAGGCTTTGAAGACCTGACCGGAGCCGCCCTCACCTATCGGCTCTTCAACTTCATACACACCGTTTATTATCTGCCCGATCTTCAGCATACTTAACCTCGTATCGAATACATAATTACTTAAATCATATATTCAATGATATAACTATAGTCTCCCATAACCACAGTCAGGCCATCGTCTGATTTAATGACTGTTCCTGCATCAGCTTCATTATACTGCTTTGTATCAACCTTTTTTATAGAACTGTCTATTCTATGTGTACAAAAAACGGCAAGTGCTGTCTTATCACATACAACGCCTTTTTCACCACCGCCAAAAACAAGTACATCTCCATCTTTAAGCATAACAGGCTTGGTTCTTCCGCCTATTCCGGTTCCGACTTTCCTGCCTCTGCAAGTGGTTCCATTCTTGCCGTTTCTGTCAATATAGAACCAGTTGCCATCCATATTCTGAAAGCTCCCATGTCTGCGGCTTACTGTATGTACATTAAGGCATATATCAGGAACTACGTCTCCTGACTGTCTGCCAACTTCCCATATAGGACGTTCATCCAGCGTATATATGGATGTCTTTCCTTGTTCTATTACAAGGAGCTGATTATCTTCACTCATCATTGTCCTCCGGTAATTCTGAAATAAAAGCTTCCACTTCCGGAATATTCAGCTTTCCAAGTATATTTCTTGCATATCTGCATAGTTCATCAGGATCATAAGTATCAAGGCTACTGTCCAGCATGTCATTAAGAAGTGCGTCATCCAATATGAACATCACAACGCTTTCAAATATGTTCTTGGCACACAATGGTTCCATGTGGGCAAGTTCAAGCATTTCATCTATCTGATCATGATCCATGGACAGATGAAGGCCAAGAGATATTATCTTATTTCTGGTAGGATACCATTTGCCCTGTCTTATTGCTGAAACGCAGTGCCTTAGAGATGATGACCAGTTCTGACCTTCGGCAAGTTCGAATACGCTGTCAGCATATCCGCCGTAGTTCTGCTTGATACACATTTTCACATATGCATAAAACTTATTATATGATTTGGAAAAAACAGATATGTTATCTGAAATAAACTTCTCAAACTCATCATCCGTTTCGATCTGAGAAACTCTCTGATCAAATAACACTGTTTCAGGATCATCGTCATCATCATTTGAACTGTTCGTGATATTATTCCTGATCCTGTCAAGAATATAAAGATATGCATTCAAAGCTTCTATTCCACGTTTTCTGGATAAAACATAGATACAGATGCAATCTTCGAGACTCTTTGAATATAATGCCGGATATCTTCCGTACCTTTGCAGAAGCTGATTCATCCTTTCAATATCATATCCTGCCACAAGCCCGATTCTCAAAAACGTCTCACGGTTTTTGGGTAGAGATCCCTTACACCATTTATCGACAGATACCCTGCTGACACCGACTGCTTCAGCAAGACCTTTCTTGGTTAGATTATTATCACCTATAATGGAAATAATCTTCGCAGCCCACATGTCCTGCTGAGTTTTGATCAATGGGAAAATACTTTTCCTCAGCTCATCTATATCTTCGCATCTGGCGATTTCATCTTTTATAAATATGGTTTCGTATTCTCTGTCTGAATCAGGCATTTAAATTATCATCCTCTGAATTCTTAAGTTTCTGTGTTTAGTACATTTATCAGGAAACGAACTCTGAACGAATAGATATAACTTCATTTGCTGCATTTATACCAATCTCTAAATAACTTGGTACTAAACCATTAGTAAAATCCTCGTAAAACTGCTCAAGTGTAATTTCTCGTTTTGTGTCAGTCCACATTCCATTCTCATCATATTGAACCTTAACATAACAATTACTGTTTACTGTAAATGATTCTACAGAGTAACTCGTTCTGGCCATCTGACCATGCCCTCCGATTTCATCATCATCTGATGCCCAATATAGAGTTATATCACTACCATAAGTGTTTTTGGGATCCAGATAGTAATACCCACCCATGCTAAGCTCGAGTTCGTAAAATTCATCAATTGATGAAAATGTCTTACCTTCGTCACTCAAATATTTGACACCATCCTCAATAAAATAACATTGTAGTAAGACATTTGATGAGTTGCCTCCAAAATCAAAAGTCATTACATCGCCGATATTCATATTTTGGTAATCATCATAAGACACCGTCACTGGGTCTTTTCTACTTACATTTCCTTTCAGGGTATACGTTCCATCATTTCCTACTGAAAGATCTATATCGAAAATATCTAAAGTTTCCTGAACAAGGTCTTTATCAGATGCATCTTCTGTATCATTACTGCTTTCTTTTGCCAAAGCATCTGCTTCACTTACAGCATCAGTTTTATTATCTGAAGAGTTTTTACTTTCATCAGCTTTTGGCTGCTCGCTTGCACTTTGCATAACATCAGCGATCTGGTTTACTAACTGTCCCGGCATCAGATCATTGCCCTTTTCAAGCACTTCAAGCGCTTCCTGGTAGTTTCCCTCCGATACCAATACATCTGCATACTGATCGTATACACCCACTGCAAATTCAGTGAAGGCAGCTATGTAATCCTGCCCTTCAACTGCTTCAAAGCCGTCATTTATTACAGAAAGCGCACTTTCATAATCGCCTTTTGCTATATAAATACTTACTTTTCCTTCATAAGCATCAGGGCGCTTGGGATCTATCTTGATTGCTTCGTCGAAAGCGACTATTCCATCTTCATATTGCATCTGATCAAGATAGTTATTACCTTTATCGATAAGACGATTATATCTGTAAGCAGAAATATTAGTTAATATCAGAACAGCCACAGAAGCCAAAATCAGAACTGCCAGAACCGTAGCTACTATCCCAATTATCTTTTTTGAACCTTTGTTATCGTTTGTTCTTCTCAGGGATCTACCACAATTAGGACAAAATTCCGCATTATTTTTAACTTCTTTACCGCAACCAGGACAGACCATAAAATGCTCCTTTCGACTTTTTAAGCTATTACTTGTATTATATCATACTGCTTTTTGTTTCTTTCTGAATTCTAAGCCAGCCGATAACTGCAAATACTATCGGGAATGCTGCAAACAAGAACAGTGCAAGTAAAAATGTTGCAATTCCTGTTACTATATCAATCGGAAACGGAAGTATGATCCATCCGAAAAATGCTATCTTTTTGGCGATTCCAAAAACCATATCTAGTCCGCCTGTTAATGTATAAGCTGTTATAGAGCTTGCGATCATAATGATAAAGAATACATTTGTGCCCAAACCAGAACTTACTTTACTCAAAAGAAAATCGATCAGCATAGCAGGGATCCAATAAAATGCTGCTATAAGCACTCCAATAAGTGCCTTTTTCTTCTTATCCCCTGCCCTGTCAAAGGCATTTGTTACCTTTTGGTTGTTACCTGCTGCCATAGTGTTTTCATTGTTCATCATTTCTTTTTCCTCCTTCAGGAACTCATATTATTAGTGTTTAGTTTTTTCGTGTATCTCTTGCTGTTGAGATCATATTACATGAATCCATGAAGGCATTTTTCACCCAAAGTTTACACACTAAAAAGCCCCGCTCGGCATATAACCAAAGCAGGGCTTAGTTTTATAACATAAAAAATTGTTTCATCTTGGTCAGTCCCACAGTATCAAGCTCATACTGTTCCAAAAGTCTTCCATTATAAAAAGCTGATATTCATGTTAAAATCATCTACACGACGCTTAGGAAAACTGTTACAGATCCACAGAATAGGTGTCTGTACTATAACGGGATCCGTTTGAATCTTTTATCGAAAAAGATATCATCATAGTCATTCCGGATTCTACCTCGACATCGTCTATAGCCATCATACACATATTTCCGGGATATACTGTAGCTGAAGACATATTGTCCTTATATTCGCCGTCAATAGATACTTTGCTGCCGCTTACATCAAAGCGTTCATTGGTAAGGCTTTGTACCATAAAGCATGCGGTACCATCCTTGACACCTTCGTATGTGATGATCATCTTGTCATCTTCATATACTACATCATCAGAAGGTTCATATGATACATAGTCTTCTTGTTTATAATCATCTACTGTGTCAAGCAAGAGATAATCGCTTCTAAAGCGGGTCTTATAATCCGGTCCGTAATAATTGAACATGACCCCGACTCTGCCAAGCTCTTTGATATTGTAAGTGTCAAGGTCACTTGCCGTCAGATAGATCTCATCTTCACTACCTGCATCCACTGTATATAATGAACTATCAAACTCGTATCCATCAAAATCATAAATCCAGGTTCCATCTACGTCATAGCCGTTAACAGACATCGCATCCAGACTCAGGTTAAGCTCTCCGTCCGTCTTATTGGCAATACTTACAGTAAGTCTGTCCTCCACTACGCCTGTAACTGTCAGTGTCATCTCATCATTGTCTAAAAGTGTTACAGGAAGAGTTCCAAGATCTTGTATCCCCAGATCTTTACTATCTTCCGGAACAGATTCATCATCTACTTCCATAGTTGAGATTGCCATCTCAAGACATGATCTGTCGCTTTTATTGTCAACATCGTTTGCATGCATGAACAAGGCTTCCACAATACCATAGTCACCTACAGGATAGTAGTACATAAGAGCCTGATAAGGATCCTCTTCAATATACAGAGTACCTATTGCCTTAAATACAATATTTGAGCCATTCACGGCAGGTACACCTTTTTGGGTTCCTTGTCTCATATAACCTCTGTCTATAAGCGCATTTCCAAAAAGGACTGCATCCTCTCTTTGCTCCTTACTAATATCCGGATCATTATAATATGCAAGGACTATACAGTCGGGACTCTGCGTATCCTGATACCTCACCATATCCGCATCTTCGTAATCTACAAGTTCCCATTCTGAAGGTATATATAAAGATATACCATTATAAGCTATCTCTATCCAATCAAGCTCATAAGCACTGGTACCCTCTTTAGGCCCTGCCATATTATCATCTTCTTCATAGTCTGCACTATTGAAGGAATCACTGGATGCTTGGCCGGATGCAGCACTTATTGCATCATCTACTTCTACGGGCGTTTTTTTGTCAGTGCATCCGGTAAGGACCAATATCATTATAAAAAAAGAGATTAATAGCTTTTTATTGTTCATGCTTTTATACAATGTACTCGATCTCTTATCGTATTAGAAGTCAAGATCCTTGTGATGAAAAGATCTAAGGCCTCCGGCATAGTCTCCGACTATATGACCGCTTCCGATAAGTTTATATTTATAAGTAACAAGTCCTTCAAGTCCGACAGGACCTCTTGCATGGAGTTTGCCGGTGCTGATACCGACTTCTGCTCCAAATCCGTATCTGTATCCGTCAGCAAAACGTGTCGAGCAGTTAACATATACTCCGGCGCTATCCACCATCTTGGTAAAGTATTCAGAAGCACTATCATCTGTTGTAAGAATACTATCTGTATGGTGCGATCCAAATCGGTTGATATGATCAGCAGCTTCTACCACATCATCTACTAATTTGATAGAAACTATATAATCATTATACTCAGTAGCAAAGTCGTCATCTTCCATAACTTCGACTTCAAAGGAGCCTTTAAGCATGTTGCAGACCTCACTGCTTCCTCTCATTTTGACATTATTGTCTTTAAAAGCATTGGCAAGCTTTGGAAGGAAGCTATCAGCTATCTTTCTATTAACAAGGATAGTCTCTACAGCATTGCAAGCAGCAGGATACTGAGTCTTAGCATCTATTATAACAGGGATTGCCGCATCTGTGTCTGCCTTGTCATCAACATATATATGACAGATACCGCTGGAATGCCCCATTACAGGTATCTTGGTATGCTCCATGATATATCTTACAAACTTGTTAGACCCGCGTGGTATCAGAAGATCTACATCCTTGTCACAAGCAAGAAGCTCATCAATCTCGTTATGAAGCTGTGCCTGAAGAAGGCACTCTTTAGGAAGTCCAGCCTCTATGACACTGGATTTTATTATATCAAAAAGAACTCTATTGGTCTTTGCTGTCTCCTTGCCTCCCTTTAAAATAGCGCAGTTACCGCTCTTGATGCACAAAGATGCGATCTGAACAAGGGCATCGGGACGAGCTTCAAAGATAACACCTATAACGCCTATGGGCACACTGACTCTTGTAAGTACAAGTCCTTCGTCAAGCTCTCTTTTTAATAAAACTCTTCCTGTAGGATCAGGAAGATCTACAAGCTGCTTGATACCGGATATAGCATCAGCGAGCTTGGCCTCATTAAATTTAAGCCTTTTTTGAATAGACATGGCAAGGCCTTCACCTGCTGCAGCCTCCATATCTTCATCATTGGCTGCAAATATCTTGTCTTTACTGTTCTCAAGGGCATCAGCGATCATAAGGAGAGCCTTATTGCGCTGCTCTATTGATGTATTTGCAAGCTTTGGAGCTGCAAGCTTCATGTTACGTGCTTCTATCTGTATATTCATAACGGATTCTCCATTTGTAATAATAATAGTATATAGTGTATACGAAATATGATAAGCCATATCATATATAGACAGGATATCATGCTTCCATAAGCTTTACTGCCGCTTCTCTGTCATATTGTACACTCGCCACTTTACTTGTCTCTATTAGATACAGTGCATGAGCTGCCATATGTTCTGCTGCCTGCTCT encodes:
- a CDS encoding FHA domain-containing protein, with translation MSEDNQLLVIEQGKTSIYTLDERPIWEVGRQSGDVVPDICLNVHTVSRRHGSFQNMDGNWFYIDRNGKNGTTCRGRKVGTGIGGRTKPVMLKDGDVLVFGGGEKGVVCDKTALAVFCTHRIDSSIKKVDTKQYNEADAGTVIKSDDGLTVVMGDYSYIIEYMI
- a CDS encoding zinc ribbon domain-containing protein, with amino-acid sequence MVCPGCGKEVKNNAEFCPNCGRSLRRTNDNKGSKKIIGIVATVLAVLILASVAVLILTNISAYRYNRLIDKGNNYLDQMQYEDGIVAFDEAIKIDPKRPDAYEGKVSIYIAKGDYESALSVINDGFEAVEGQDYIAAFTEFAVGVYDQYADVLVSEGNYQEALEVLEKGNDLMPGQLVNQIADVMQSASEQPKADESKNSSDNKTDAVSEADALAKESSNDTEDASDKDLVQETLDIFDIDLSVGNDGTYTLKGNVSRKDPVTVSYDDYQNMNIGDVMTFDFGGNSSNVLLQCYFIEDGVKYLSDEGKTFSSIDEFYELELSMGGYYYLDPKNTYGSDITLYWASDDDEIGGHGQMARTSYSVESFTVNSNCYVKVQYDENGMWTDTKREITLEQFYEDFTNGLVPSYLEIGINAANEVISIRSEFVS
- a CDS encoding glutamate-5-semialdehyde dehydrogenase — its product is MNIQIEARNMKLAAPKLANTSIEQRNKALLMIADALENSKDKIFAANDEDMEAAAGEGLAMSIQKRLKFNEAKLADAISGIKQLVDLPDPTGRVLLKRELDEGLVLTRVSVPIGVIGVIFEARPDALVQIASLCIKSGNCAILKGGKETAKTNRVLFDIIKSSVIEAGLPKECLLQAQLHNEIDELLACDKDVDLLIPRGSNKFVRYIMEHTKIPVMGHSSGICHIYVDDKADTDAAIPVIIDAKTQYPAACNAVETILVNRKIADSFLPKLANAFKDNNVKMRGSSEVCNMLKGSFEVEVMEDDDFATEYNDYIVSIKLVDDVVEAADHINRFGSHHTDSILTTDDSASEYFTKMVDSAGVYVNCSTRFADGYRYGFGAEVGISTGKLHARGPVGLEGLVTYKYKLIGSGHIVGDYAGGLRSFHHKDLDF